In Raphanus sativus cultivar WK10039 chromosome 5, ASM80110v3, whole genome shotgun sequence, the following proteins share a genomic window:
- the LOC108858229 gene encoding uncharacterized protein LOC108858229, giving the protein MDTAISPIYKQSIHEHPLFFSSMFINGKCDGCQVVGVMYGLCRITTRDKSSPWFHKDCAESPLEINHHPFHSEHPLLLTKMALAEDGTPCDFCGQEILSTCYTCRTCKFKVDLICGTKPWPSVIKNTVCHDHTLVFLKKRMEEDKVPCEVCKEYNGPSYSCLECQNVYFHLDCVHLSREVDHPSHSSHPLKIMPSESLIDDDDDAQKSCSFCLVQPKNVLYHCSICNFTLCLGCTKRPPPRVFDDVKTHTHPLTLFPSKIKFTCKVAGIEINSYSYICLKCDFLISGYCVGSPRIININRHDHRIYFTHHLGHKGAKCGVCRKSVSQYYGAYSCSICPKYAVHSRCATDFTIWNGMELEGIPETSEDTVPFKVMGDNLIHHFMHEKHILLLLKDYDMVGDDYERLRCQACVSPIGFGSVYSCQECHFQIHEKCAHLPMKKNLVFSPRSYKLEYHQGNAGYCRLCGIFSGGFKYTSLAMNGLSFIDVHCSSISEPFVHNVHLHPLYFVRTKKERYCSACRRDPDCYMLNCSACSFDLCLYCATLPEKIWHISDEHPLTLYYGGKEATGKNWCEVCEIELDSSKWFFTCSDCGVTLHVQCVVGDFSRLTPNCSIRRGGKELLAILNYQNRPFCRHCHDRCKAPLILQVNDEHNEYICSISCLVRWESNCLLAKHAS; this is encoded by the exons atgGATACAGCAATATCACCAATCTATAAGCAATCTATTCATGAGCatcctcttttcttttcatcTATGTTTATTAACGGGAAATGTGATGGCTGCCAGGTAGTAGGAGTCATGTACG GACTGTGCAGAATCACCACTAGAGATAAATCATCACCCTGGTTTCATAAGGACTGTGCAGAATCACCACTAGAGATAAATCATCACCCTTTCCATTCTGAGCATCCTCTCTTGCTCACCAAGATGGCTCTAGCGGAAGATGGTACTCCATGTGACTTTTGTGGACAAGAGATTTTGTCCACATGTTATACTTGTCGCACATGTAAATTCAAAGTGGATTTAATTTGTGGGACTAAACCCTGGCCGTCTGTTATTAAAAATACGGTGTGTCATGACCATACACTTGTGTTTTTGAAGAAACGAATGGAGGAAGATAAGGTCCCTTGTGAAGTATGCAAGGAATATAATGGACCTTCATATTCATGTCTTGAATGCCAAAACGTGTACTTTCACTTGGATTGTGTTCATCTCTCAAGAGAGGTAGATCATCCTTCCCACTCTAGTCACCCCCTTAAAATCATGCCATCTGAATCActcatagatgatgatgatgatgcgcAGAAGAGTTGTAGTTTCTGTTTAGTCCAACCAAAAAATGTGCTTTATCATTGTTCTATTTGCAATTTTACGTTGTGCCTTGGTTGTACCAAACGTCCACCACCTCGTGTTTTTGATGATGTCAAGACTCACACCCATCCACTGACACTCTTTCCGAGTAAAATCAAATTTACTTGCAAGGTTGCTGGGATTGAAATCAATAGCTATTCTTATATATGTCTCAAGTGTGATTTTCTTATCTCTGGATATTGTGTTGGCTCACCCCGCATCATAAACATCAATCGTCATGATCATCGCATCTATTTTACGCATCATCTTGGACATAAGGGTGCAAAATGTGGAGTTTGTCGGAAAAGTGTAAGTCAGTACTATGGAGCTTATTCTTGCTCAATTTGCCCTAAGTATGCAGTTCACTCACGATGCGCAACTGATTTTACCATATGGAATGGTATGGAACTTGAAGGGATACCTGAGACCAGCGAAGATACTGTGCCATTTAAGGTGATGGGTGATAATTTGATACATCATTTCATGCATGAAAAACACATTTTACTGCTCTTGAAAGATTATGACATGGTTGGTGATGACTACGAGAGGTTACGCTGTCAAGCATGCGTCTCACCGATTGGGTTTGGCTCAGTCTACAGTTGTCAGGAATGTCATTTTCAAATCCACGAAAAGTGTGCTCATCTTCCTATGAAGAAAAACCTTGTCTTTAGCCCCAGATCATACAAGTTGGAGTATCATCAAGGCAATGCTGGATACTGTAGATTGTGTGGTATATTCTCTGGTGGGTTTAAGTACACATCACTAGCAATGAATGGGCTATCCTTTATAGATGTACATTGTAGTTCCATTTCTGAGCCATTCGTCCATAATGTGCATTTGCATCCCTTATATTTTGTTAGAACAAAGAAGGAACGTTATTGCAGTGCATGTAGAAGAGATCCAGATTGCTACATGCTCAACTGTAGTGCTTGTAGCTTTGACTTGTGTTTGTATTGTGCTACTTTGCCTGAAAAGATATGGCATATAAGTGATGAGCACCCTCTAACTTTATATTATGGCGGAAAGGAGGCCACCGGCAAAAACTGGTGTGAAGTTTGTGAGATAGAGTTAGATTCAAGTAAATGGTTCTTTACATGTTCTGATTGTGGAGTCACTTTGCATGTTCAATGTGTAGTAGGAGACTTCTCACGTCTCACTCCAAACTGTTCTATTCGTCGTGGGGGGAAAGAACTTTTAGCGATTCTTAACTATCAGAACAGGCCATTTTGCAGACATTGCCACGATCGATGCAAGGCCCCTCTCATCTTACAGGTTAATGACGAACATAACGAATACATTTGCTCTATTTCATGTTTAGTGAGGTGGGAATCCAACTGCCTTCTAGCGAAACACGCTAGTTGA
- the LOC108856801 gene encoding syntaxin-32, producing the protein MQSRHGQSSYRDRTEEFFGIVETLRRSIAPAAAANNVPYGGGRREDPRSAVANQSEFKKRAAVIGLAISQTSQKLSKLAQLAKRSSVFDDPTREIQELTAVIKQEISSLNSALIDLQAVRNSHNDERTISRDTTTHSATVVDDLKNRLMDTTKEFKDVLTLRTENMKIHEIRRQRFTSNPSKESTNPFVRQRPLASKPAASQPAPLPWASSSSSSSSQLVPRRQGEAESSPLLQQSQQQQQQMVPLQDTYMESRAEALHNVESTIHELSNIFTQLATMVSQQGEIAIRIDQNMEDTLANVEGAQSQLARYLNSISSNRWLMIKIFFVLIAFLMVFLFFVA; encoded by the exons ATGCAATCAAGGCATGGCCAATCGTCGTATCGAGATCGGACGGAGGAGTTCTTCGGTATCGTTGAAACTCTGAGGAGATCAATTGCTCCGGCCGCCGCGGCGAATAATGTGCCGTATGGCGGTGGAAGGAGAGAGGATCCGAGATCCGCCGTGGCAAATCAATCGGAGTTCAAAAAGAGAGCTGCTGTCATCGGTTTAGCTATCAGCCAGACGTCTCAGAAGCTTTCCAAGCTTGCTCAAC TGGCAAAGAGATCATCAGTTTTTGATGATCCCACACGAGAGATACAAGAGCTGACGGCTGTTATCAAACAAGAGATCTCTTCTCTGAATTCCGCTCTGATCGACCTTCAAGCTGTTCGCAACTCCCATAATGATGAACGGACCATCTCTAGAGACACAACTACTCACTCAGCAACTGTTGTTGACGATCTTAAGAATCGCTTGATGGACACTACCAAAGAGTTTAAGGATGTTCTTACTTTGAGAACCGAG AACATGAAGATCCATGAAATTCGAAGGCAAAGGTTCACGTCTAACCCTTCTAAAGAATCAACAAACCCGTTTGTTCGCCAGCGCCCTTTGGCTTCTAAGCCCGCTGCTAGTCAACCTGCTCCTCTTCCATGGGCAAGCAGctcttcttcatcatcctctCAGTTAGTCCCTAG GAGACAGGGAGAGGCCGAATCTTCTCCATTGTTGCAGCAGAgtcaacagcaacaacaacagatGGTCCCGTTGCAAGACACTTATATGGAGAGCCGCGCAGAAGCTCTACACAACGTAGAATCAACAATCCATGAGCTAAGCAATATCTTCACACAACTAGCTACCATGGTTTCTCAGCAAGGGGAGATCGCCATCAG GATCGATCAGAACATGGAAGATACATTGGCTAACGTGGAAGGTGCACAGAGCCAACTGGCCAGGTATCTCAACAGTATATCGTCAAACCGATGGCTCATGATTAAGATTTTCTTCGTACTGATTGCATTTCTCATGGTTTTCCTCTTCTTCGTGGCCTAA